In a genomic window of Lacrimispora sp. BS-2:
- a CDS encoding arginine deiminase family protein has translation METNKIKVKNEFAPLKKVVLTQSEFIYPSRTEGFHDDAFLSKESLSLLEGVDYAGKNYKEVFPERQRKWEKERETLKEVLEKYGVEVVRPRLLTDYEKTAGREFGSSNFFARDPFFTVGPSIIEGSLRFFHRRNEILPIRNILVKEAYNTGAFYVSVPRPDISEGIDAQQGPFLEGGDVLVLDKTVFVGNSGLASNHNGYLWLQSFLSHFGYEVVEVPLKQDVLHLDCALSLVRDGLMIVCEEAFLNGIPESLKNWDKISVPYKDIAYLAVNGLPINESTYILDPQFEYIAEDLKKRGITVEYIDFQISRSLGGSFRCSTQPLIRA, from the coding sequence ATGGAAACGAACAAAATAAAAGTAAAAAATGAATTTGCTCCTTTAAAAAAAGTTGTTTTAACGCAATCAGAGTTCATCTATCCCTCCCGGACGGAAGGCTTTCACGATGATGCATTTCTTTCAAAGGAAAGCTTAAGTTTGCTTGAGGGCGTTGATTATGCAGGAAAAAACTACAAAGAGGTCTTCCCGGAGCGTCAGAGAAAATGGGAAAAAGAACGGGAAACTTTAAAAGAAGTCCTAGAAAAGTATGGTGTTGAGGTTGTGCGTCCACGGCTGCTCACTGACTATGAGAAGACAGCCGGCAGAGAGTTTGGTTCCAGTAACTTCTTTGCACGCGATCCTTTCTTTACTGTTGGTCCTTCCATTATTGAAGGATCATTACGTTTCTTCCATCGGAGAAATGAAATTCTGCCAATCAGGAATATCCTTGTTAAAGAAGCCTACAACACAGGGGCTTTCTATGTCTCTGTACCCAGACCAGATATTTCAGAAGGCATTGATGCCCAACAGGGTCCCTTTTTAGAAGGCGGAGATGTTCTGGTTTTAGACAAAACGGTTTTTGTGGGTAATTCCGGATTAGCTTCCAATCATAACGGTTACTTGTGGCTTCAATCATTTTTATCCCATTTTGGCTATGAAGTAGTTGAGGTTCCGCTAAAACAGGATGTACTGCATTTGGATTGCGCATTAAGTCTTGTAAGAGACGGGCTGATGATTGTTTGTGAAGAAGCCTTCCTAAATGGGATTCCAGAATCATTAAAGAATTGGGATAAAATTTCTGTTCCTTATAAAGATATAGCCTATTTGGCGGTAAATGGACTTCCAATCAATGAGTCTACGTATATTTTAGATCCCCAATTTGAATATATTGCAGAAGATCTGAAGAAAAGAGGTATAACAGTGGAGTACATTGATTTCCAGATCTCAAGGAGTTTAGGAGGTTCCTTCCGGTGCAGCACCCAGCCGCTGATAAGAGCATAG
- a CDS encoding adenylosuccinate synthase: MVRAIVGANWGDEGKGKITDMLAKESDIIIRYQGGSNAGHTIINNYGKFALHLLPSGVFYNHTTSVIGNGVALNIPFLVKEIEELVSKGVPKPDILVSDRAQILMPYHILFDQYEEERLGKKSFGSTKSGIAPFYSDKYAKIGFQVSELFDEESLKEKVDRVCETKNVLMEHLYHKPAMDPQELFNTLLEYREMVKPYVCDVSKYLHEAIKAGKNILLEGQLGSLKDPDHGIYPMVTSSSTLAAYGAIGAGIPPYEIKNITTVVKAYSSAVGAGAFVSEIFGDEADELRRRGGDGGEFGATTGRPRRMGWFDAVASRYGCRIQGTTEVALTVLDVLGYLDELHICVGYEIDGKVTKDFPTTVELNKAKPIYTTLPGWKCEIRGIKNYEDLPENCRKYIEFIEKELETPITMVSNGPGRDEIIFRK; this comes from the coding sequence ATGGTAAGAGCAATCGTAGGCGCCAACTGGGGCGACGAAGGAAAAGGCAAGATCACGGATATGCTGGCAAAGGAATCAGATATCATCATCCGGTATCAGGGCGGCAGCAATGCCGGACACACGATCATCAACAACTATGGTAAATTCGCCCTGCACCTTCTGCCCTCAGGCGTATTTTATAATCATACTACCAGCGTCATCGGCAATGGTGTGGCGTTAAATATCCCGTTCCTGGTAAAGGAAATTGAGGAGCTGGTAAGCAAGGGCGTTCCAAAGCCTGATATCCTGGTTTCAGACCGTGCCCAGATCCTGATGCCATACCACATTCTGTTTGACCAGTATGAGGAGGAACGTCTTGGCAAAAAGTCCTTTGGTTCCACAAAATCAGGGATTGCTCCATTTTATTCAGATAAATATGCAAAGATCGGATTCCAGGTCAGCGAGCTTTTTGACGAAGAATCCTTAAAGGAAAAGGTTGACCGGGTTTGTGAGACAAAGAATGTTTTAATGGAGCATCTATATCACAAGCCGGCCATGGACCCTCAGGAGCTTTTTAATACTCTTCTGGAATACCGGGAGATGGTGAAGCCTTATGTATGTGATGTATCCAAATACCTTCATGAGGCCATCAAAGCAGGCAAGAACATCCTTTTGGAAGGTCAGCTGGGATCTTTAAAGGATCCTGACCATGGAATTTATCCTATGGTTACATCTTCCTCAACTCTTGCAGCTTATGGCGCCATTGGCGCAGGCATTCCGCCTTATGAGATTAAGAATATTACCACTGTGGTAAAAGCTTATTCCAGTGCAGTAGGAGCGGGTGCGTTTGTCAGCGAGATATTCGGAGATGAGGCTGATGAGCTGAGACGGCGCGGTGGCGACGGCGGAGAATTCGGCGCAACCACAGGAAGGCCAAGACGTATGGGCTGGTTTGATGCCGTTGCATCCAGATATGGATGCCGGATCCAGGGTACTACAGAGGTTGCCCTTACGGTTCTTGATGTGCTTGGATATCTTGATGAACTTCACATCTGTGTTGGTTATGAAATCGACGGAAAGGTTACAAAGGATTTTCCAACAACGGTAGAGCTGAACAAGGCAAAACCAATATACACCACACTTCCGGGATGGAAATGTGAGATACGGGGAATTAAGAATTACGAAGACCTGCCGGAAAACTGCAGGAAATATATTGAATTCATTGAGAAAGAACTTGAAACGCCCATTACCATGGTTTCCAATGGACCGGGTAGAGACGAAATTATCTTCCGTAAATGA
- a CDS encoding LysR family transcriptional regulator: MSSNLEYYKVFYYVAQLNSITLAAEKLCISQPAVSQAVRQLEKALDSQLFLRTSKGVRLTREGEFFYGYVKTGLETIWHGESMLNRLKDLDTGEVRIGASDMTLQFYLLPYLEKFHELYPGIKVSVSNGPTPETLRHLYDGKIDFGVVSTPFEAKNEVMRTDVKEIRNVFVAGDKFRYLKDQELDYNILKELPCIFLEKNTSTRTFMDEYLAGHGIVVEPEFELSTSDMIVQFAMRNLGIGCVMSGFAQMELEKGNLVELKFRDEMPKRHFTIVTDSKTPVSPAGKRLLQLMTGDII; encoded by the coding sequence ATGAGCAGCAATTTGGAATATTACAAGGTGTTTTATTATGTGGCCCAGCTAAATAGCATTACCCTGGCGGCGGAAAAGCTGTGTATATCCCAGCCTGCCGTGAGCCAGGCGGTACGGCAGCTGGAAAAAGCCCTGGACAGCCAGCTTTTTCTGCGGACTTCCAAAGGTGTTCGTCTGACCCGGGAGGGAGAATTTTTTTACGGATATGTAAAAACCGGTTTAGAAACCATCTGGCATGGAGAAAGTATGTTAAACAGGCTAAAAGATCTGGATACGGGCGAAGTGCGGATCGGAGCCAGTGATATGACGCTTCAGTTTTATTTATTGCCCTATCTTGAGAAATTTCATGAGCTGTATCCTGGTATCAAGGTAAGTGTTTCCAATGGGCCTACGCCTGAGACGCTCCGGCATTTATACGATGGCAAGATTGATTTCGGGGTGGTCAGCACTCCCTTTGAAGCAAAGAACGAGGTTATGCGGACCGATGTAAAGGAAATCAGGAATGTGTTTGTGGCAGGGGATAAGTTCCGTTATTTAAAGGACCAGGAACTGGATTATAATATTCTGAAGGAGCTGCCCTGTATTTTTCTCGAAAAAAATACAAGCACAAGAACGTTTATGGATGAATATCTGGCAGGCCATGGGATAGTGGTAGAACCGGAGTTTGAGCTTTCCACCAGTGATATGATCGTACAGTTTGCCATGCGGAATCTTGGGATAGGCTGCGTGATGTCAGGATTTGCACAGATGGAGCTGGAAAAGGGAAATCTTGTGGAGCTGAAGTTCCGTGATGAAATGCCAAAACGTCATTTTACCATTGTCACTGACAGCAAAACCCCCGTATCTCCGGCAGGAAAGCGCCTTTTACAACTGATGACAGGAGACATAATTTAG
- the purB gene encoding adenylosuccinate lyase, whose product MTDRYQSPLSERYASKEMQYIFSPDRKFKTWRKLWVALAEVEKELGLPISSEQIEELKAHQGDINYDVAIQREKEVRHDVMSHVYAYGVQCPKAKGIIHLGATSCYVGDNTDLIIMTEALKLVRRKLINVIDELARFADSYKDLPTLAFTHFQPAQPTTVGKRATLWLHDLTMDLEDLDYIIGSIRLLGSKGTTGTQASFLELFDGNMDKVRRADSMIAEKLGFAGCYPVSGQTYSRKVDSRVVNVLGGIAQSAHKFSNDIRLLQHLKEVEEPFEKSQIGSSAMAYKRNPMRSERMASLSNYVMADVMNPMLVSSTQWFERTLDDSANKRLSIPEGFLAVDGILDLYLNVVDGLVVYPKVIEKHMMAELPFMATENIMMEAVKAGGDRQELHERIRELSMEAGRNVKVNGLDNNLLELIAADPSFNLSLEDLKKSMDPKRYVGCAPAQVTAYLEEVVKPLLEENRGFLGMKAEINV is encoded by the coding sequence ATGACAGACAGATACCAAAGCCCGTTGTCTGAGCGCTATGCAAGTAAGGAGATGCAGTATATCTTTTCGCCGGACAGGAAATTTAAGACATGGAGAAAGCTGTGGGTTGCCCTGGCAGAGGTAGAAAAGGAACTGGGACTTCCCATCAGTTCAGAGCAGATAGAAGAATTAAAGGCCCATCAGGGTGATATCAATTACGATGTGGCAATACAGAGGGAAAAAGAGGTCCGTCATGATGTAATGTCTCATGTGTATGCATATGGCGTCCAGTGCCCAAAGGCAAAAGGAATCATTCATCTGGGAGCCACCTCCTGTTATGTGGGGGACAATACTGATTTAATAATTATGACAGAAGCGTTAAAGCTGGTCCGCAGGAAACTGATCAATGTTATTGATGAACTGGCCCGTTTTGCCGACTCATATAAGGACCTGCCTACCCTGGCTTTCACTCATTTCCAGCCGGCTCAGCCTACGACCGTAGGCAAAAGAGCCACACTCTGGCTTCACGACCTGACCATGGACTTAGAAGATCTGGACTATATCATCGGTTCTATACGGCTTCTTGGCTCTAAGGGCACCACAGGGACGCAGGCCAGCTTTTTAGAGCTGTTTGACGGCAATATGGACAAGGTGAGAAGGGCGGATTCCATGATCGCAGAGAAGCTGGGATTTGCAGGCTGCTATCCTGTTTCCGGCCAAACCTATTCCAGAAAGGTGGACAGCCGCGTGGTCAATGTTTTAGGGGGCATTGCCCAGAGCGCCCATAAATTTTCCAATGATATCCGCCTTTTGCAGCATTTAAAGGAAGTGGAAGAGCCTTTTGAAAAGAGTCAGATCGGTTCTTCCGCCATGGCCTATAAGCGCAATCCCATGAGAAGCGAGCGGATGGCCTCTCTGTCCAATTATGTAATGGCAGATGTGATGAACCCGATGCTGGTTTCTTCTACCCAGTGGTTTGAGAGAACTCTTGATGATTCCGCAAATAAAAGATTAAGCATTCCGGAAGGATTTTTGGCGGTTGACGGAATTCTGGATCTTTACTTAAATGTTGTGGATGGGCTGGTGGTATATCCCAAAGTAATCGAAAAGCACATGATGGCAGAGCTTCCCTTTATGGCTACGGAAAACATCATGATGGAGGCGGTAAAGGCCGGCGGGGACAGACAGGAGCTTCACGAGCGGATCAGGGAACTGTCTATGGAAGCAGGCCGGAATGTGAAGGTCAATGGACTTGATAACAATTTGCTGGAGCTGATTGCAGCAGATCCTTCCTTCAATCTTTCTTTGGAGGATTTAAAGAAAAGCATGGATCCCAAAAGATATGTAGGCTGCGCTCCGGCTCAGGTGACTGCTTATCTGGAAGAGGTGGTTAAGCCCCTTCTTGAAGAAAACAGGGGATTTCTGGGGATGAAAGCAGAGATTAACGTATAG
- the purF gene encoding amidophosphoribosyltransferase, protein MNNELNFNFEDELHEECGVFGIYDFDGGDVASTIYYGLLALQHRGQESCGIAVSDTCGFKVKVSAHKGMGLCNEVFTPEILEGLRGDIGVGHVRYSTAGSSTRENAQPLVLNYLKGTLAMAHNGNLVNAPELRRELEYNGAIFQTTIDSEVIAYHIARERVKAATVEAAVANAMKKLKGAYSLVIMSPRKMIGARDPYGFKPLCIGKRDNSYILVSESCALDTLGAEFVRDVCPGEVVTITKEGITSDTSLCLVDKSKEARCIFEYIYFARPDSVFDGVSVYHSRMCAGRALAMDSPVEADIVVGVPESGNAAALGYSLQSGIPYGTAFVKNSYVGRTFIKPKQSNRESAVRIKLNVLKEAVMGKRVIMIDDSIVRGTTSALIVNMLRESGAKEVHVRISSPPFLHPCYFGTDIPNEEQLIAHNRTIDEIRDLLGADSLSYLNTDRLNEMAEGLPICTACFSGDYPMEPPKEDIRGEYTE, encoded by the coding sequence ATGAATAACGAATTGAATTTCAATTTTGAGGATGAGCTGCATGAGGAATGCGGCGTATTCGGAATTTACGATTTTGACGGCGGCGACGTTGCTTCCACCATTTATTATGGATTGCTTGCATTGCAGCACAGAGGCCAGGAGAGCTGCGGAATTGCGGTCAGCGATACCTGTGGCTTTAAGGTAAAGGTAAGCGCCCATAAGGGGATGGGATTATGCAATGAGGTCTTCACACCGGAAATTTTAGAAGGTCTTCGCGGCGATATCGGCGTGGGTCATGTTCGTTATTCGACTGCAGGCAGCAGCACACGGGAGAATGCCCAGCCGCTTGTGCTCAATTATCTGAAAGGAACTCTGGCAATGGCTCATAACGGCAACTTGGTCAATGCACCGGAGCTGAGACGTGAGCTTGAGTATAACGGGGCCATTTTCCAGACGACGATTGATTCAGAGGTAATCGCTTACCACATTGCCAGGGAGAGGGTAAAAGCCGCTACTGTCGAGGCTGCGGTAGCAAATGCCATGAAAAAGCTTAAAGGCGCTTATTCCCTTGTCATCATGAGTCCCCGTAAAATGATCGGAGCCAGAGATCCTTATGGATTTAAGCCTTTGTGTATTGGAAAACGCGATAACTCCTATATTCTGGTATCGGAAAGCTGCGCCCTTGATACCCTTGGTGCAGAGTTTGTCCGGGACGTCTGCCCCGGGGAAGTGGTGACCATTACAAAGGAAGGCATCACTTCTGATACAAGCCTCTGCCTTGTGGATAAGTCAAAGGAAGCCAGATGTATTTTTGAATATATTTATTTTGCAAGGCCTGACAGCGTGTTTGACGGTGTCAGCGTCTATCATTCCAGGATGTGCGCCGGCCGTGCTTTAGCCATGGATTCTCCGGTGGAAGCGGATATTGTGGTCGGAGTTCCGGAATCAGGCAACGCCGCTGCCCTGGGATATTCCCTTCAGTCCGGAATCCCTTATGGAACCGCTTTTGTAAAGAATTCTTATGTTGGAAGGACATTTATAAAGCCAAAGCAGAGCAACCGGGAATCCGCGGTCAGGATCAAGCTGAACGTGTTAAAGGAAGCGGTGATGGGGAAACGGGTCATCATGATCGACGATTCCATTGTCCGTGGAACCACCAGTGCCCTCATTGTCAACATGCTTCGGGAGTCAGGGGCAAAGGAGGTCCATGTCCGGATCAGTTCCCCGCCATTTCTCCATCCCTGTTATTTTGGAACCGATATACCCAATGAAGAGCAGCTGATCGCACATAACAGGACCATTGATGAAATCCGGGATCTTCTGGGAGCGGATTCCCTGTCTTACTTAAATACTGACCGGTTAAATGAAATGGCAGAGGGACTTCCGATCTGTACCGCATGCTTTAGCGGAGATTATCCCATGGAACCGCCCAAAGAGGACATTCGGGGAGAATACACGGAGTAA